The following coding sequences lie in one Miscanthus floridulus cultivar M001 chromosome 9, ASM1932011v1, whole genome shotgun sequence genomic window:
- the LOC136482721 gene encoding noroxomaritidine/norcraugsodine reductase-like yields MVAACMSMAERWNLAGATALVTGGSKGIGFAIVEELAGFGARVHTCSRNAAELEDCRRRWEEKGLQVTVSVCDVSVRADREDLMATVGATFGGKLDILVNNAGQSMFKHTLECTREDYARIMATNLESCFHLNQLAHPLLRASGGGGRVVHISSIAGFIGLPALAVYSMSKGAMNQLTRSLAAEWAGDGIRVNCVAPGGIRTDISSDKTIDPELVKKEMARMPMGRIGEPEEVASMVAFLCMPAASYMTGQVICIDGGRTIA; encoded by the exons ATGGTGGCGGCGTGCATGAGCATGGCGGAGCGGTGGAACCTCGCCGGCGCCACGGCGCTGGTCACCGGCGGCAGCAAGGGCATTGG GTTCGCGATCGTGGAGGAGCTCGCCGGGTTCGGCGCCAGGGTGCACACGTGCTCACGCAATGCGGCGGAGCTGGAGGACTGCCGCCGGCGGTGGGAGGAGAAGGGGCTTCAGGTCACCGTCTCCGTCTGCGACGTGTCCGTGCGCGCCGACCGCGAGGACCTCATGGCCACCGTGGGCGCCACCTTCGGCGGTAAGCTCGACATCCTCGTGAACAACGCGGGGCAGTCGATGTTCAAGCACACGCTGGAGTGCACCCGCGAGGACTACGCGCGGATCATGGCGACCAACCTGGAGTCGTGCTTCCACCTCAACCAGCTCGCGCACCCGCTCCTGCGTGCCAGTGGCGGTGGCGGCAGGGTCGTGCACATCTCCTCCATCGCTGGCTTCATCGGGCTCCCGGCACTCGCCGTCTACTCCATGTCCAAAGGCGCCATGAACCAGCTCACACGCAGCCTCGCCGCCGAGTGGGCCGGCGACGGCATCCGCGTCAACTGCGTCGCGCCGGGTGGCATCAGAACTGACATCAGCAGTGAT AAGACGATAGACCCGGAGCTGGTGAAGAAGGAGATGGCGCGGATGCCCATGGGGCGGATCGGCGAGCCGGAGGAGGTGGCGTCCATGGTGGCCTTCCTCTGCATGCCGGCGGCGTCCTACATGACTGGCCAAGTCATCTGCATCGACGGCGGCCGCACCATAGCTTAG